One Pseudonocardia sediminis DNA window includes the following coding sequences:
- the nuoF gene encoding NADH-quinone oxidoreductase subunit NuoF, translating to MSTAPEQATATTRPDPLTPVLTRRWLSPRSWSIETYEQLEGYTSLRTAFDAHPDQLIQLIKDSGLRGRGGAGFPTGMKWGFIPQDDGSGKGPGAKPKYLVINADEGEPGTCKDIPTMMADPHSLIEGCIVTSYAIRANFCAIYVRGEAIHCIRRLRAAVAEAKAKGYLGRDILGTGFDLEIVVHAGAGAYICGEETALLDSLEGRRGQPRLKPPFPATSGLYASPTVVNNVETIASVPAIVNGGSAWFRTMGREKSPGPKIYSVSGHVERPGQYEAPLGITLRELLELAGGMKDGVPLKFWTPGGSSTPLFTAEHLDVPLDFEGAAEAGSMLGTTAVQVFNETVSVPWAVMKWTEFYKHESCGKCTPCREGTYWLVQILERMVHGEGTAEDVETMLDVCNNILGRSFCALGDGATSPITSAIKYFRQEFLDLVAEQPAVQRPDQLAELTGASA from the coding sequence ATGAGCACCGCTCCCGAGCAGGCCACCGCCACCACCCGCCCGGACCCGCTGACGCCGGTCCTGACCCGGCGCTGGCTCTCGCCGCGTTCCTGGTCGATCGAGACCTACGAGCAGCTCGAGGGCTACACCTCGCTGCGCACCGCGTTCGACGCGCACCCGGACCAGCTGATCCAGCTGATCAAGGACTCCGGCCTGCGCGGCCGTGGCGGGGCGGGCTTCCCGACCGGCATGAAGTGGGGGTTCATCCCCCAGGACGACGGGTCGGGCAAGGGCCCGGGCGCCAAGCCCAAGTACCTGGTGATCAACGCCGACGAGGGCGAGCCGGGGACCTGCAAGGACATCCCGACGATGATGGCCGACCCGCACTCGTTGATCGAGGGCTGCATCGTCACCAGCTACGCGATCCGCGCGAACTTCTGCGCGATCTACGTGCGCGGCGAGGCGATCCACTGCATCCGCCGGCTGCGCGCGGCCGTCGCCGAGGCGAAGGCCAAGGGCTACCTCGGCCGCGACATCCTGGGCACCGGCTTCGACCTGGAGATCGTGGTGCACGCCGGTGCGGGCGCCTACATCTGCGGCGAGGAGACGGCGCTGCTGGACTCGCTGGAGGGCCGTCGCGGCCAGCCGCGGCTCAAGCCTCCGTTCCCCGCCACGTCCGGTCTCTACGCCTCGCCCACCGTGGTGAACAACGTCGAGACCATCGCCTCGGTTCCCGCGATCGTCAACGGCGGCTCGGCCTGGTTCCGCACGATGGGCCGGGAGAAGAGCCCCGGGCCGAAGATCTACTCGGTGTCCGGGCACGTCGAGCGCCCCGGCCAGTACGAGGCCCCGCTGGGGATCACGCTGCGCGAGCTCCTGGAGCTGGCCGGCGGGATGAAGGACGGCGTCCCGCTGAAGTTCTGGACGCCGGGCGGTTCGTCGACGCCGCTGTTCACCGCCGAGCACCTCGACGTCCCGCTGGACTTCGAGGGCGCCGCGGAGGCCGGGTCGATGCTCGGCACCACCGCGGTGCAGGTGTTCAACGAGACGGTGTCCGTGCCGTGGGCGGTCATGAAGTGGACCGAGTTCTACAAGCACGAGAGCTGCGGCAAGTGCACGCCGTGCCGGGAGGGCACCTACTGGCTGGTGCAGATCCTGGAGCGGATGGTGCACGGCGAGGGCACCGCGGAGGACGTCGAGACGATGCTCGACGTCTGCAACAACATCCTCGGGCGCTCGTTCTGCGCCCTCGGTGACGGCGCCACCAGCCCGATCACCAGTGCCATCAAGTACTTCCGCCAGGAGTTCCTGGACCTCGTCGCGGAACAGCCCGCGGTGCAGCGCCCGGACCAGCTGGCCGAGCTCACGGGAGCATCCGCATGA
- the nuoE gene encoding NADH-quinone oxidoreductase subunit NuoE, with protein sequence MTLPEGLPESNSASTAKPAEQVYNAVVDEPGAVSPTFDELTRQRAGEIIALYPESRSALLPLLHLVQSVEGYVSSDGIRFCAEALDLSLAEVTAVVTFYTMYKRTPCGEHLVSVCTNTLCAALGGDDIYARLQERLGTDGRPLGHEETVGEPGSTGSITLEHAECLAACDLAPVLQVNYEYYDNQTVDSATELVEALRRGERPHPTRGAPLTDLRTIELEIAGFADDPDVRVAGPSSAVESVRGARIAQDNGWVAPAMPDEPPAMPALPEKK encoded by the coding sequence ATGACCCTCCCGGAGGGCCTGCCCGAGTCCAACAGCGCCTCGACCGCGAAGCCGGCCGAGCAGGTCTACAACGCCGTCGTCGACGAGCCGGGCGCGGTCTCGCCGACGTTCGACGAGCTCACCCGGCAGCGCGCAGGCGAGATCATCGCGCTGTACCCGGAGTCCCGGTCGGCGCTGCTGCCGCTGCTGCACCTGGTGCAGTCGGTGGAGGGCTATGTCAGCTCCGACGGCATCCGGTTCTGCGCCGAGGCGCTGGACCTGAGCCTGGCCGAGGTCACCGCGGTGGTCACCTTCTACACGATGTACAAGCGCACCCCGTGCGGTGAGCACCTGGTCAGCGTGTGCACGAACACGCTGTGCGCGGCGCTGGGCGGCGACGACATCTACGCCCGCCTGCAGGAGCGCCTGGGCACCGACGGGCGTCCGCTGGGCCACGAGGAGACCGTCGGCGAGCCGGGCAGCACCGGCTCGATCACGCTCGAGCACGCCGAGTGCCTGGCCGCCTGCGACCTGGCCCCGGTGCTGCAGGTCAACTACGAGTACTACGACAACCAGACCGTCGACTCGGCGACCGAGCTGGTGGAGGCGCTGCGCCGCGGCGAGCGCCCGCACCCGACCCGCGGTGCCCCGCTGACCGACCTGCGCACGATCGAGCTGGAGATCGCCGGGTTCGCCGACGACCCGGACGTCCGGGTGGCGGGACCGTCGTCGGCGGTCGAGTCCGTGCGCGGCGCCCGGATCGCGCAGGACAACGGCTGGGTCGCCCCCGCGATGCCGGACGAGCCCCCGGCCATGCCCGCGCTACCGGAGAAGAAGTGA
- the nuoL gene encoding NADH-quinone oxidoreductase subunit L → MAWLLFALPAAGALVLFVTGRRSDRWGHWLGLATVVASFVIGLLVFVETLGLAPDARTRELPLYSWIGSGSLNVDFGLRLDPLSLTFVLLITGVGSLIHLYSIGYMSHDPGRRRFFAQLNLFVAAMLVLVLANNFVLLYLGWEGVGLASYLLIGFYQDRPAAATAAKKAFLMNRVGDVGLALAIFLIWLELGSTQYTEVFGRIGEVPGGTVLAITLLLLLGACGKSGQFPLQSWLPDAMEGPTPVSALIHAATMVTAGVYLIARTNPIYDLTETGRLVVALIGVVTLLIGAIIGCAYDDIKKVLAYSTVSQIGYMILAVGLGPAGYALGIFHLLTHGFFKAGLFLGAGSVMHAMNDDVDMRRFGGLWRKMPVTFVTFGLGYLALIGFPFLSGYFSKDAIIEAAFAQEGWQGWVFGWAAALAAGLTAFYMTRLMIMTFFGEERWRTVPAHNGEAYHPHESPASMTVPMIVLAFGSVGAGALLSGVLPEWLAPTLGELRELEGGALPHAVVPWLVLALSALGVLAGYLFVGRKPVPVERPERVSLPVRAARADLYANSINSSVVERPGIWLTRILVYFDNRGVDGAVNGIAAGLGGSSGRLRRLQTGFVRSYALSMLGGGVLIVAAMLAVRFA, encoded by the coding sequence CTGGCCTGGCTGCTGTTCGCGCTGCCCGCGGCCGGTGCCCTGGTCCTGTTCGTGACCGGCCGCCGGTCCGACCGGTGGGGCCACTGGCTGGGGCTCGCGACCGTCGTCGCGTCGTTCGTCATCGGCCTGCTGGTCTTCGTCGAGACCCTCGGCCTGGCGCCGGACGCCCGGACCCGTGAGCTGCCGCTCTACAGCTGGATCGGCTCCGGCTCGCTGAACGTCGACTTCGGACTCCGGCTGGACCCGCTGTCGCTGACGTTCGTGCTGCTGATCACCGGCGTCGGCTCGCTGATCCACCTGTACTCGATCGGCTACATGAGCCACGACCCGGGACGGCGGCGCTTCTTCGCGCAGCTGAACCTGTTCGTCGCGGCGATGCTGGTGCTGGTCCTGGCGAACAACTTCGTGCTGCTCTACCTGGGCTGGGAGGGCGTCGGCCTGGCGTCCTACCTGCTGATCGGCTTCTACCAGGACCGCCCGGCCGCGGCGACCGCCGCCAAGAAGGCGTTCCTGATGAACCGCGTCGGCGACGTCGGGCTGGCGCTGGCGATCTTCCTGATCTGGCTGGAGCTGGGGTCCACCCAGTACACCGAGGTGTTCGGCCGGATCGGCGAGGTCCCGGGCGGGACCGTCCTGGCGATCACCTTGCTGCTGCTGCTCGGTGCGTGCGGCAAGTCCGGCCAGTTCCCGCTGCAGTCCTGGCTGCCCGACGCGATGGAGGGCCCGACCCCGGTCTCGGCCCTGATCCACGCGGCGACGATGGTCACCGCGGGCGTCTACCTGATCGCCCGCACGAACCCGATCTACGACCTCACCGAGACCGGACGCCTGGTCGTCGCGCTGATCGGTGTGGTGACGCTCCTGATCGGGGCGATCATCGGCTGCGCCTACGACGACATCAAGAAGGTGCTCGCGTACTCGACGGTCAGCCAGATCGGCTACATGATCCTGGCCGTCGGGCTCGGCCCGGCCGGTTACGCGCTCGGCATCTTCCACCTGCTCACCCACGGCTTCTTCAAGGCCGGGCTGTTCCTCGGGGCCGGCTCGGTGATGCACGCGATGAACGACGACGTGGACATGCGCCGCTTCGGCGGGCTCTGGCGCAAGATGCCGGTCACGTTCGTGACGTTCGGTCTGGGCTACCTGGCGCTGATCGGGTTCCCGTTCCTGTCCGGCTACTTCTCCAAGGACGCGATCATCGAGGCCGCGTTCGCCCAGGAGGGCTGGCAGGGCTGGGTGTTCGGCTGGGCCGCGGCCCTGGCCGCCGGTCTCACCGCGTTCTACATGACGCGTCTGATGATCATGACGTTCTTCGGCGAGGAGCGGTGGCGGACGGTCCCCGCGCACAACGGCGAGGCCTACCACCCGCACGAGTCCCCGGCGTCGATGACGGTGCCGATGATCGTGCTGGCGTTCGGCTCGGTCGGCGCCGGTGCGCTGCTCTCCGGGGTGCTCCCGGAGTGGCTGGCCCCGACGCTCGGTGAGCTGCGCGAGCTCGAGGGCGGGGCGCTGCCGCACGCGGTCGTGCCGTGGCTGGTCCTCGCGCTCTCCGCGCTCGGCGTGCTGGCCGGCTACCTGTTCGTGGGACGCAAGCCGGTCCCGGTGGAGCGTCCGGAGCGGGTCTCGCTGCCGGTCCGCGCCGCCCGCGCCGACCTCTACGCCAACTCGATCAACTCGAGCGTCGTCGAGCGTCCCGGGATCTGGCTGACCCGGATCCTCGTCTACTTCGACAACCGCGGCGTCGACGGCGCCGTGAACGGCATCGCGGCCGGTCTCGGGGGAAGCTCCGGACGGCTGCGACGACTGCAAACCGGCTTCGTACGGTCCTACGCGCTGTCCATGCTGGGCGGCGGCGTCCTGATCGTCGCGGCCATGCTCGCTGTGAGGTTCGCCTGA
- the nuoK gene encoding NADH-quinone oxidoreductase subunit NuoK — MSPTYYLLLSALLFSIGAVGVLVRRNAVVVFMCIELMLNAVNLTLVTFSRINGTLDGQVMAFFVMVVAAAEVVVGLAIITSIFRTRQSSSVDDANLLKY, encoded by the coding sequence ATGAGCCCCACCTACTACCTGCTGCTCTCCGCGCTGCTGTTCTCGATCGGCGCCGTGGGCGTGCTGGTCCGGCGCAACGCCGTCGTCGTGTTCATGTGCATCGAGCTGATGCTGAACGCGGTGAACCTGACCCTGGTGACGTTCTCCCGGATCAACGGGACCCTCGACGGGCAGGTCATGGCGTTCTTCGTGATGGTCGTCGCCGCCGCCGAGGTCGTGGTCGGCCTGGCCATCATCACCTCGATCTTCCGCACCCGTCAGTCCTCCTCGGTGGACGACGCGAACCTGCTCAAGTACTAG
- the nuoH gene encoding NADH-quinone oxidoreductase subunit NuoH: MTRTQQLLADDPIWLVLLKVVVLFGLGVVLTLFMINWERKVVGRMQHRPGPNRTGPNGWLQSLADGLKLAFKEEIIPVLADKKVYFIAPVISTIPAFVAFSVIPFGGEVSIFGEPTVLQLVDLPVGVLVVLACSSIGVYGIVLGGWSSGSPYPLLAALRSAAQVISYEIALGLSIVAVVLYSGSMSTADIVEKQAGGWYFWLLLPSFVVFVISMVGETNRAPFDLPEAESELVGGFHTEYSSLKFALFFLAEYVNMVTVSAMATTLFLGGGRWPWPLSSFNDNGWLMFVAFLVKTLFFLFIFIWLRGTLPRMRYDQFMRLGWKVLVPLSLVWIVAVFGIRTYVNTGGDNYTLLLLLIGFLVLVVIGVAFMLPDRKSVEPEIEPASDYPVPPLDLKVPSSPPKRRRAVAASGSTGSTGTRETAGAIAGESGKEGE; the protein is encoded by the coding sequence CTGACCCGGACCCAGCAGCTGCTGGCCGACGACCCGATCTGGCTGGTGCTGCTCAAGGTCGTCGTGCTGTTCGGCCTCGGCGTCGTGCTCACCCTGTTCATGATCAACTGGGAGCGCAAGGTCGTCGGCCGAATGCAGCACCGTCCGGGCCCGAACCGGACCGGGCCGAACGGCTGGCTGCAGAGCCTCGCCGACGGTCTGAAGCTGGCGTTCAAGGAAGAGATCATCCCGGTCCTCGCGGACAAGAAGGTCTACTTCATCGCCCCGGTGATCTCCACGATCCCGGCGTTCGTCGCGTTCTCGGTGATCCCGTTCGGCGGCGAGGTCTCGATCTTCGGTGAGCCCACCGTGCTGCAGCTGGTGGACCTGCCGGTCGGCGTGCTCGTGGTCCTGGCCTGCAGCTCGATCGGCGTCTACGGGATCGTGCTCGGCGGCTGGTCCTCGGGCTCGCCGTACCCGCTGCTCGCCGCGCTGCGCAGTGCCGCCCAGGTGATCTCCTACGAGATCGCGCTGGGCCTGTCGATCGTCGCCGTGGTGCTCTACTCCGGCTCGATGTCCACCGCCGACATCGTCGAGAAACAGGCCGGCGGCTGGTACTTCTGGCTGCTGCTGCCCAGCTTCGTCGTGTTCGTGATCTCGATGGTCGGCGAGACCAACCGTGCCCCGTTCGACCTCCCCGAGGCCGAGTCCGAGCTGGTCGGCGGGTTCCACACCGAGTACTCGTCGCTGAAGTTCGCGCTGTTCTTCCTGGCCGAGTACGTCAACATGGTCACCGTCTCGGCGATGGCCACCACGCTGTTCCTCGGCGGTGGGCGCTGGCCGTGGCCGCTGTCGTCGTTCAACGACAACGGCTGGCTCATGTTCGTGGCGTTCCTGGTGAAGACGCTGTTCTTCCTGTTCATCTTCATCTGGCTGCGCGGCACCCTGCCCCGCATGCGCTACGACCAGTTCATGCGCCTGGGCTGGAAGGTCCTGGTCCCGCTGAGCCTGGTCTGGATCGTGGCCGTGTTCGGCATCCGCACCTACGTCAACACCGGCGGCGACAACTACACGCTCCTGCTGCTGCTGATCGGGTTCCTGGTGCTGGTCGTGATCGGGGTGGCGTTCATGCTCCCCGACCGCAAGAGCGTCGAGCCCGAGATCGAACCGGCATCGGACTACCCGGTGCCGCCACTGGACCTGAAGGTCCCGTCGTCACCGCCGAAACGGCGGCGTGCGGTCGCCGCGTCCGGGAGCACCGGGTCCACCGGGACCCGTGAGACGGCCGGCGCGATCGCGGGCGAGAGCGGAAAGGAGGGCGAGTAG
- a CDS encoding NADH-quinone oxidoreductase subunit J gives MSTLAAATGAVLAQGGVDALTSTGEAIAFWIFGPIALAAAVGMVFARHAVHCALLLALTMFSLAILYVIQQAPFLGFTQIIVYTGAVMMLFLFVLMLVGRDSRDSVVEVLRGQRVAALVLGLGMAGLLVAALARALTSVQPAPGAGLGSNNLGGIGRLIFTVYLGPFELTSALLITAALGAMVLAHAQSSTHDKRTQRQTVVARLRGEHARISPLPGPGVYATANSVAVPALLPDGSIAPESLSDIIESVAVDVPDTSTPDAHSLTGRSSPDRSIDAGEPSDVMTPEDSHSGSEKDR, from the coding sequence ATGAGCACCCTCGCCGCCGCCACCGGAGCGGTCCTCGCCCAGGGTGGGGTCGACGCCCTCACCTCGACCGGTGAGGCCATCGCGTTCTGGATCTTCGGTCCGATCGCGCTGGCCGCGGCAGTGGGCATGGTCTTCGCCCGGCACGCCGTGCACTGCGCCCTGCTGCTGGCGCTGACGATGTTCTCGCTGGCGATCCTCTACGTGATCCAGCAGGCCCCGTTCCTCGGGTTCACGCAGATCATCGTCTACACCGGCGCCGTGATGATGCTGTTCCTGTTCGTGCTCATGCTGGTCGGGCGCGACAGCCGCGACTCCGTCGTCGAGGTGCTGCGCGGCCAGCGGGTCGCGGCACTCGTCCTCGGCCTGGGCATGGCCGGGCTGCTGGTCGCGGCCCTGGCCCGGGCGCTGACCTCGGTGCAGCCGGCCCCCGGCGCGGGCCTGGGCTCGAACAACCTGGGCGGGATCGGGCGGCTGATCTTCACCGTCTACCTCGGCCCGTTCGAGCTCACCTCCGCGCTGCTGATCACCGCCGCGCTCGGGGCGATGGTGCTGGCGCACGCGCAGTCCTCGACCCACGACAAGCGCACCCAGCGCCAGACCGTCGTCGCGCGGCTGCGCGGCGAGCACGCCCGGATCTCCCCGCTGCCCGGCCCGGGCGTCTACGCGACCGCGAACTCGGTCGCCGTGCCCGCCCTGCTGCCGGACGGGTCGATCGCCCCGGAGTCGCTCTCGGACATCATCGAGTCGGTCGCGGTGGACGTCCCCGACACCTCCACCCCGGACGCGCACTCGCTGACCGGGCGCTCGTCGCCGGACCGGTCGATCGACGCCGGTGAGCCGAGCGACGTCATGACCCCCGAGGATTCCCACAGCGGGTCGGAGAAGGACCGATGA
- a CDS encoding NADH-quinone oxidoreductase subunit G, producing MTLSPEKAETTPVPEGHVRLTIDGREIDAPKGEILIRTCERLGIIVPRFCDHPLLDPAGACRQCLVEVEMGGRPMPKPQASCTMTVADGMVVKTQHTSAVADKAQQGVMELLLINHPLDCPICDKGGECPLQNQAMSGGRADSRFVETKRTFPKPLPISSQVLLDRERCVLCQRCTRFSEEIAGDPFIDLLERGANQQIGIAEDAPFQSYFSGNTIQICPVGALTSAAYRFRSRPFDLRSTPSTCEHCSSGCATRVDSRRGTVLRRLAGNDPSVNEEWLCDKGRFAFRYLQAAQRIIRPMVRGSDGVLAETSWTDALDKAAAGLLAARENGGIGVLPGGRLTVEDAYAYAKFARIAGRTNDIDFRARPTSDEELEFLAAHVVGTHPDDGGASFLSLEDAPAVLTVGTDPEEESGIVFLRLRKAWRKKGLRHFQLGQWTTVGAEKTGATVLHAVPGAEAAVLNEAGAELTDALSAPGAVILVGDRAAESPGLYSAVSALAARTGATIAWVPRRAGDRGALEAGAVPNLLPGGRPVTDSTARAEVERVWGLDERTLPDTPGRDTAAILDAAAHGTITGLVVGGVDPNDLADPQAALTALREVGFLVSLEIQTSAVTELADVVLPVAPDAQRSGSYVNWEGRRREFGVALDASGVLPDCRVLDTLGVEMDHDLFTQTPSAAWGELERLGGRGPSGAAVSAAAGEPARPAFGQAVLATSRQLIDDATLAEDEPALAGTARRAYARVNPATAERLGLAEGADAVVRSDRGALTLPVALADLPDGVVWVPTCSPGSHVRPTLGVGHGDLVGVSPAGTNGGAA from the coding sequence ATGACCCTCTCCCCGGAGAAGGCCGAGACCACGCCCGTTCCCGAGGGCCACGTCCGGCTCACCATCGACGGACGTGAGATCGACGCGCCCAAGGGCGAGATCCTCATCCGCACCTGCGAGCGGCTCGGGATCATCGTCCCGCGCTTCTGCGACCACCCGCTGCTCGACCCGGCCGGGGCCTGCCGTCAGTGCCTCGTCGAGGTCGAGATGGGCGGCCGGCCGATGCCCAAGCCGCAGGCCAGCTGCACCATGACCGTCGCCGACGGGATGGTGGTCAAGACCCAGCACACCTCCGCGGTCGCCGACAAGGCGCAGCAGGGCGTGATGGAGCTGCTCCTGATCAACCACCCGCTGGACTGCCCGATCTGCGACAAGGGCGGCGAGTGCCCCCTGCAGAACCAGGCGATGTCCGGCGGCCGGGCCGACTCCCGGTTCGTCGAGACCAAGCGGACGTTCCCGAAGCCGCTGCCGATCTCGTCGCAGGTGCTGCTCGACCGGGAGCGCTGCGTGCTCTGCCAGCGCTGCACCCGCTTCTCCGAGGAGATCGCGGGCGACCCGTTCATCGACCTGCTCGAGCGCGGCGCGAACCAGCAGATCGGCATCGCCGAGGACGCGCCGTTCCAGTCCTACTTCTCCGGCAATACGATCCAGATCTGCCCGGTCGGCGCGCTGACCAGCGCCGCCTACCGGTTCCGGTCGCGGCCGTTCGACCTGCGCTCGACGCCGAGCACCTGCGAGCACTGCAGCTCCGGCTGCGCGACGCGCGTGGACTCCCGGCGCGGGACGGTGCTGCGGCGCCTGGCCGGCAACGACCCGTCGGTGAACGAGGAGTGGCTCTGCGACAAGGGCCGGTTCGCGTTCCGGTACCTGCAGGCCGCCCAGCGGATCATCCGCCCGATGGTGCGCGGCTCCGACGGCGTGCTCGCCGAGACGTCCTGGACCGACGCGCTGGACAAGGCGGCCGCGGGGCTGCTCGCGGCGCGGGAGAACGGCGGGATCGGCGTGCTGCCCGGCGGCCGCCTGACCGTCGAGGACGCCTACGCCTACGCCAAGTTCGCCCGGATCGCCGGTCGTACGAACGACATCGACTTCCGCGCCCGTCCGACCTCGGACGAGGAGCTGGAGTTCCTGGCCGCGCACGTGGTCGGCACCCACCCCGACGACGGCGGCGCCAGCTTCCTGAGCCTCGAGGACGCGCCCGCGGTGCTCACCGTCGGGACCGACCCCGAGGAGGAGTCCGGCATCGTCTTCCTGCGGCTGCGCAAGGCGTGGCGCAAGAAGGGGCTGCGGCACTTCCAGCTCGGGCAGTGGACCACCGTCGGTGCCGAGAAGACCGGCGCGACCGTGCTGCACGCGGTGCCCGGAGCCGAGGCGGCCGTGCTGAACGAGGCCGGTGCCGAGCTGACCGACGCGCTGAGCGCGCCGGGCGCGGTGATCCTGGTCGGGGACCGGGCGGCCGAGTCGCCGGGTCTGTACTCCGCGGTGTCCGCGCTGGCCGCGCGCACCGGCGCCACGATCGCCTGGGTCCCGCGACGGGCCGGTGACCGCGGCGCCCTCGAGGCCGGCGCGGTGCCGAACCTGCTGCCCGGCGGCCGCCCGGTCACCGACTCGACCGCGCGCGCCGAGGTGGAGCGCGTCTGGGGCCTCGACGAGCGGACGCTGCCGGACACCCCGGGCCGCGACACCGCCGCGATCCTCGACGCCGCCGCGCACGGCACGATCACCGGTCTCGTCGTCGGCGGGGTGGACCCGAACGACCTGGCCGACCCGCAGGCCGCGCTCACCGCGCTGCGCGAGGTCGGGTTCCTGGTCAGCCTGGAGATCCAGACCTCCGCGGTGACCGAGCTGGCCGACGTCGTGCTGCCGGTCGCCCCGGACGCCCAGCGCTCGGGCAGCTACGTCAACTGGGAGGGTCGCCGCCGCGAGTTCGGCGTCGCCCTCGACGCCAGCGGCGTACTGCCGGACTGCCGGGTGCTCGACACCCTCGGGGTCGAGATGGACCACGACCTGTTCACCCAGACGCCGTCCGCGGCCTGGGGCGAGCTCGAGCGCCTCGGCGGGCGCGGCCCGTCCGGCGCGGCGGTCTCCGCCGCCGCCGGTGAGCCGGCCCGTCCGGCGTTCGGGCAGGCCGTGCTCGCGACCTCGCGCCAGCTGATCGACGACGCGACGCTCGCCGAGGACGAGCCGGCCCTGGCCGGCACCGCCCGGCGGGCCTACGCCCGGGTGAACCCGGCGACCGCGGAGCGGCTCGGCCTGGCCGAGGGCGCCGACGCGGTGGTCCGCAGCGACCGCGGCGCGCTGACGCTGCCGGTCGCGCTGGCCGACCTTCCGGACGGCGTGGTGTGGGTTCCCACCTGCTCGCCCGGCTCGCACGTCCGGCCCACACTCGGGGTCGGCCACGGTGACCTGGTCGGCGTCAGCCCGGCCGGCACGAACGGGGGCGCGGCGTGA
- the nuoI gene encoding NADH-quinone oxidoreductase subunit NuoI gives MFDFFKGFGVTFGTMFKKVVTEEYPEDFPPAAPRYHGRHQLNRHPDGLEKCVGCELCAWACPADAIYVEGGNNTEEARYSPGERYGAIYQINYLRCIGCGLCIEACPTRSLTMTNFYELADDNRQDLIYTKEQLMAPLLPGMEQPPHPMRLGDDEQDYYVQGPTLARATARGDETQGDVVGEQAR, from the coding sequence ATGTTCGACTTCTTCAAGGGGTTCGGCGTCACGTTCGGGACGATGTTCAAGAAGGTCGTCACCGAGGAGTACCCGGAGGACTTCCCGCCGGCCGCGCCGCGCTACCACGGGCGTCACCAGCTCAACCGGCACCCGGACGGGCTCGAGAAGTGCGTCGGCTGCGAGCTGTGCGCCTGGGCCTGCCCGGCCGACGCGATCTACGTCGAGGGCGGGAACAACACCGAGGAGGCCCGGTACTCGCCCGGTGAGCGCTACGGCGCGATCTACCAGATCAACTACCTGCGTTGCATCGGCTGTGGCCTGTGCATCGAGGCCTGCCCGACCCGCTCGCTGACGATGACCAACTTCTACGAGCTGGCCGACGACAACCGGCAGGACCTGATCTACACCAAGGAGCAGCTGATGGCCCCGCTGCTCCCGGGCATGGAGCAGCCGCCGCACCCGATGCGGCTCGGTGACGACGAGCAGGACTACTACGTCCAGGGCCCGACCCTGGCCAGGGCGACCGCACGCGGCGACGAGACGCAGGGCGACGTGGTGGGGGAGCAGGCCCGATGA